In Glycine max cultivar Williams 82 chromosome 15, Glycine_max_v4.0, whole genome shotgun sequence, the DNA window AATCCATGGGTTCTGTCGAATCTCAGAACTGGATTCTAGAATTCCATCACCAGTTCTAATGTGATCATTGTGCTGTTGCTTGTTATGGCTATTGTCTGCGTTGGGAAAAATTCTGTCGTTGAACACTCTGATTTTGCGATGACATGAACGCCCTTGCAAAGAGGTACATGCGTAAATATAGTTTATAGCAATAAAGTTCAATACATAAGCATATAGATCttgatcagaaaaaaaaatctttatctcTCCTTTCTGTGAATATATATCCCCACGCATACAAGACAAACCCACTACACACTCCTTGCACTTGTTTTGTTTCGCCCATTCCATATAATCTTCGTAATCCTTTTCAGACTTGACCATGTTTTTGTGTAGCAATTAAATACCTCCTGCATCTTTGGATGATAATCTCTGCATGTGATCAGAATTACTGTTTAAAGCATTTAGGGGAGGGGATAACGAAATTTACAAGACAACCTCTCATAACCCAACAAACATGTGCGGAGAATGAAGATAATTGTGGCTAAAGGACCTCTTTCTACTAACTGGTCTCCAAATTATAGGAGAATTGGAAAAATAAGAGACGTGTGAGTGAAATAAGAGAAAGAAGGAATACTACCTGTGGTTTCTGATGAGAATTGTGATTTAGAACAATGAGGAGAGGATAAAATGACATCTAAGTTATGTCTAAATTTGCAATTCGAGGTTTACAATTTTGCTGTGGTCTGGCTCTTGCATGCGTCAGGGAACTCTTTGTTGAAATTGGTCATGGGCTCTGCATTCGACATGTTGAACTTGTTGTCCATAACCAAATTTTGGAATGCGGAATTCTTTGTTTGTGATTTGCGAGATGTAAACACTGTAACAGTGATGAGGGAAAGATTAAGAAATTGAAGAGTGGAGTAAGAATTAGGAGTGACATGACACGTTGCCAATTTTGCTGATATGTCAAAAGTTATTAAACTTATGTGCCAGCACATGCCTTTGCTTCACagaaattatgttataaatagaTTCAACAATTGGGATTAATTAGTCATTTTTGTTGGAATCAAATTTTACTagtgaagaaaatatttgagaaTGGGTGAGACTAGAAATTTTTTGAGGAAAAGACTACTTATACGTTgatcatttcttgtttttggcTTGATACAAACTCTAAAATATCATTCTTAAACCAATAAGTTAGATTTTGCTAGCACATATTTAATCTAAGGACTATAAATAATTCTCTagaattttctttatataacaaaattactCACACATTTTAGACAATTCTGTATGCAACTCCAGAAAGACTTCTCTAGAACATGTTTCTAGAATCTGGGTTAAACATGTTTCTAGAATTGGGACTTATGGCTCGGGAGATATGCAGCCTCGAAGTTCTGCAGAATGTGTGTCCTATTCTATAAACTGGGGGTTTCTTCCCTAATTTTTCTAGTAAAGAGACCAGATTTCTATCAAATATTatcacaaaaaaagtaaaaggacaattaaataaatataatagtaGAAAAGAAACATTACAAactttttgtaaaagaaatggAAAATTTTCATCACATTGCCTGTCTCATTCATCAGCAATGGTAGAGGTCCATTCAATGTCATCATTCCTCATCATAGGATTATCATATACAATGCCTGGTTGGGTTACCGTAGCAGAAGAGCCAGAATTAACACTTGTATTAGCATCAGTTTGTGATGCTTGGGCTGAATGACCAGGGATAGTCCCATCCATCATATGCTGAAATGGGTTCATGGGTTTAGAAATTTCCACCGAACCTTCCAACATTTTCACTACATCACTCATTATTGGTCTTGAATCTGGTCTATACTGAACACATAGCAAAGCTACCTTAACCATTCTTTCAGCCATTTTATGATGTCTCTCCTCTATTCCACAAGCCATTCTTAACTCTACCAATTCTCCAGTATCAAATCTTTTCCAAACCCATACTGGAAACCACTCTTGGCTTTCTGGAAGGTTAGTGTCAACGTTTCTTCTCCTACCTACGATTTCAAATAACAGCATTCCGTAGCTGTAAACATCACACTTGTGAGTCACAGGAAATGGCATCCAAAGCTCAGGTGCAGCATAACCAGGAGTGCCCCTACCTCCTGTCATAGTAATATGAGTATTGTCTCTGTTGCAAAGCTTGGCTAATCCAAAATCAGCAACTTTAGGATTGAAATTGTGGTCCAATAGAATATTTCCTGGTTTGATGTCATAATGGATTATTCTTTGTTTGCAATCTTCGTGCAAGTATGCGATGCCTCTGGCTATCCCAACTGCAATCTCATAAAGCTTTTCATATCCTAAGGTCTTCTTTTCATGGAACAAATACCTGTCAAGAGAGCCATTCTCCATGTACTCATAAACCAGTGCTCTTAGATCTCTTTCGAAGCAAAATCCAATCAACTGAACTAGATTGAAATGATGAACTTTTCCAATTGTACCCACTTCTGCCATAAATTGTTCCTCAATTCTCTTATCTGAGTTACCACGTAGAACCTTCACAGCCACAGTGATTCCATCACTCAAATTTCCTTTATAAACTTCTCCAAAACCTCCTGATCCCAATAATGATGAGTAGTTATCAGTTGCAATCCTGAGCTGCTCACTAGTAAACCTGATTGGCTTTTCTCTTTCCATATTACTCAGAAATTTGTCCATAGCAAGAGTCAGAAAATGCATGTTTGAACTGCTATCAGTCTCTGTCTTGGATCTTGTACAGAAACCAAAAAGGCAAAGAATCATGAACCACAGTAACACAGCTGCAACACGTTAATATTCCGTCAGAAATTTTGTgacaaaaccaattaaaaaccaacatatagaacaagaagaaaacgaGAATAATACAACGGGCTCAAATCCTACCAGCTACAATGGCTATGCTACTTCCAAAATCCATGCTTGACAATAATTCGTTGataagaattcaaaatttagtaCTGGATATAGGGGATATGATGTAGGATATGTAAGCAAAATTGAATgtgaaaaagaatataatatctGTGTGatcagaagtttcaagtttcaaacaTTAGAGTATTGTGATCATTCTATATTACAGGGCCCCCgttctaaattaaaatattagtatgAGCATGGCTATTCTTGATTGAATGAGCTGGCTAGCAAACTCACAGGACGGccaaaaacaattatttgaacaaaataaCGACAAATACTAAGTTTTAGATTTCCAGTTTCCTAGCACCATCCACCAAGGCTGTTGATAATTAAATATGGAATGTCAAAGGCAAAGGAAGTTCATGAATTCTTTTCGTACTTAGTACAAACTAACGACATATCAAGAGTAAACCACATTTTCCAAGTTATTCAACTGAGTGACTGACAAGGAACTCCATGACCATGACTGAGAAAACAAAGAGATGACAATGACTAATAAAgagaatttcttcttcttctttttttgtcttctATTATCATTATCTCTaggaaaattttatttcatgtattGTGTTTCCTAGCTACCCCCACTTTCCTCGATTCAAGTGTCTCATACGGTGGAGGATTCACATGGTATGGGAGGAAAAGAGAGGGAAAGAATATGGGAAGAAATTTAGTTTTCTCCTGTACGGTTAATCacacttttaaaatgatttccTAGCTACCATTTcttgtttattattataaaaagcaTGAGTCAAGAGGAAGCTGTATAATTTTCAGTTTCTTGTCTGGAAGACGTGTTTAGAGGCAATAAAGCAGCTATCATAACAAGTCCTAAAACTTTGTTGAATTGACTAGAATTTTCAGTCATCTTGCAAGCTCAATATGCACATGGCATAAATCCTGAAATCTAAGCAAGGCATATGGCAACGATATAAATGCTGCAGGCCAAGAGCTATTCCAAACTTGTGAAGGAGAGAAAGTGTGTTAAGTGTATTTCAAAAGCTTGATATAGAAATCTTGTCTTTCAAAGCATAACACTCTTGAAGCTAGTTTCACTCAAAACCTCGACTTTCATATGGATACCCATCTAAAGATTGTGTTTGgtaattttcaaaagattaaaatatatttttgatctctaataaatatcagaattttatgtttcttccctaataaaaaaaaaattgcattgaattcttaatataaaatttttatttttaatccttgacacactttttttagtccctaataattaataaattttgtgtttgtttcctaaagaaacttcatttgttattagtcttTTGATAAAAGTGCCAATTAGGACCAAACAccaaatttgttttattagggagcaaaataaaaaaaaaattattagagaacaaatataaaaattcaagtatttattaagaattataaaCATATTTCAGCCTTTTCAAAATTCAGACAACTTATTATGTTGCAGATTCATGTACtatatttaattcttttcttCACTCATTATACAAAGTTTTCAACATCAAATGGtttagaggaagaaaaaaaggaatttttatcaccaaaaaattgatatgtgcatgaaatggataaatttgaatacaaaggaaaatatttttcaatttaattcatCAAGTAGCATATTTTCTCCATCATACATTTCTAGAGGCTAATTCAATCTCATACTTCCTCATAATAGGAGTAGCACATATAATGCTGGAATTTGTTACCATAACAAAAGAACCAGATGAAGTGGTTGTTGTATTATATGTCTGTGAGTCTTGGACTGGATGAGCAAAGGTAACTGCACCCATCAAGTGCTGAAATGGATTCCCAGGTTCTGGAACTTCCAGTGAACCTTCCAGCATTTTCACCACAACACTCATTATGGGCCTTAATTCTGGCCTATATTGAACACACCACAAAGCTATCTTAATCATTCTTTCTGCAATCTCCTTACTTTTTTCCTCTATCCCACAGACTATTATTAGCTCCCCCAGTTGTGCGGTATCAAATCTTTTCCAAACCCATATTGGAAACCACTCTTGGCTTTCAGCACGTTTAATATCAAGGTTTCTTCTCCTGCCTATGATTTCAAATAACAGCATACCAAAACTATAAACATCACACTTGTGAGTTATAGGAAATGGCATCCAAAGTTCAGGTGCAGCATAACCTGGAGTTCCCCTACCTCCAGTCATGGTTATGTGAGTATTGTCTTTGTTGCAAAGCTTGGCTAAACCGAAATCAGCAACTTTAGGATTGAAATTCCTGTCCAAGAGAATATTTCCTGGCTTTATGTCATAATGGATTATTCTTTGTCGGCACTCTTCATGCAAATAAGCAATGCCTCTGGCTGTCCCTACTGCAATCTCATGAAGCTTTTCATATCCTAAGGTCTTCTTTTCATGGAACAAATACTTATCAAGAGAGCCATTTCCCATGTACTCATAAACCAGTGCTATCAAGTTTTTTTCAAAGCAAAATCCATATAGCCGAACCAGATTGAAATGATGAATTCTGCCAATTGTGCCCACTTCTGCCATAAACTGCTCCTCGATTTTCTTGTCTGAGGACCCACGTAGAACTTTTACAGCAACCATGGTCCCATTAGTAAAAATTCCCTTATAAACTGTTCCAAAACCTCCTGATCCCAACAAGTTAGAGTAGTTATCAGTTGCAATCCTTAGCTGTTGATCAGTGAACCTGATTGGCTTCTCCCTTTCCATGTCATTCAGAAATTTATCAATAGCGAGTGTCAGAAATTTTGAACCTGGGATTACTGGTCTACTATCAGtctgatttcttcttcggcaCACACAAATCAAAATGCCAACCTTGACTGCAATCACCACTGCAAAATATTAATGTTCAATTAGGAATCTTGTGACTATACCAATGAAAAACCACCATAGAACCGAATAGAATTAGATGAATACAAAAAGATATCAGAGGTTAAAATCTTACCAAAGACGATTACAGCCTCGATTACACGGAGACCATCTGACATTACAaaagagataagaatttaaaacaGTGAAAATGCTATAGTGATGGTGAGGAACCGTGTGAAGTAAAGAGACATAGTAGCTAAATTTATATGCAACATCCCATGCATTTatcgaataaaataatcatctcAACATCCTAAATTTCAAACCAAGTAATATACCGCTTAATCCTTCCATCATTTAGATGTCATCAACACGGTCCTAAATAATTAATGACACCATATGGCATTGGAACAAACTTACAAAAAAATCTCTAAAGACAAGTACTACATTTTATAATTCCACTTTCCTATACCCTTCTCCTAGGCTGGCATTTCGTTTCTTATGTATATCATAATATGTAATATCCATTTTGAAGTTCGTGGAATATTCTAAGTTCTAATCCCCAGGTAATAACGACATATTAAAAGTAGTATATAATTTGACATTCGATCTATTCAACGGACAAGGAACTATgtatatgattaattataattagCCAGAGAGAATACGGCGATTAATAAAGAAAGTGGCATgggaattttttattgaatgtcattatctggaaaaaaaattgcatgcTCATCTTTCTTCCTCTTGGAGCATAAATACTGTCAGATGTGTAAAAACACATAcaagttttttatataaaagtctATATGCTTCtaggtaaataaatatttgtcctGAGGAACACACATAAGAAGAAAATGTGTCACAAAGTTGTagatcataataaaaaaaatgtttaaatttctttgtaagttcttgaattattatttgataacttttattaggttcttaacttttatttgggtccatgaacttttttttttaattgcattCCTTTGTCtctaattgttattattgaaaattaacCACATGGagctaattaaaaaacaaatacaaattcaaagatccaattaaaaaaaaataatttaggatCCTAATTTAAAATAGTCAAATAGTTTAGGTACTTACtaagtaattaaaaagtaaactaaaaatcatacaaaaagTATCACTTAACTATAAATATTCACGAAAcctcaatcaatttttttttcttcatcactCAAAAAAGTCATATGTTGTCCTTGAGTGTGTGTAAGCCTCTTATTTATGTGTAATCTCATTTAAGAGTGTATTCAAAAGAAGTTCATTGGTTATATTCAAACATATATAACCTATAAGGGGGAAACCATAAATGCATTCAGGAGACTAGTGTTTTCTTGAGTGTGCTGTAAGCAGAGTAGGGCCAAAAGTTATAAAAGTGAGTACCCCAATGGAATCTCTAGTGTCACAATTAGTatgatgaagtaaaaaaaatgaattcaaaaaAATGATATTGCACCTTTGTGCCACAGTTGTTGTTACTTCAAGAGAGAGAGGGGAGAAAAGATGTTTAAAGTGGGAGTCAGGTGACTAAAAGTAAAGGGTTTGGGGGCTAATGCAGGAACTTGGGGTATATCATTCTTGTTGTTGATTGGTTGAGAGTGAGCTGAGGACTGTTTTTCAAATTGATCTCCTATTCTCTATAGATGTTTTGTATTccataaaaaatcattatttttttttgcctgACCACGTTAGAAGCCAATAAAGTTCTTTAAGTGATCATTCATTGAATGTTTGATAACTTTGAAatgttgaaagatgaaaaacaaagtTAATGCGAGTGATTTCAATGTGATGTTAGAGAGATACACTCAttctaaaatcatatttttttggtaaataaattaaaaatgttttttatttaaaaataaataattttagaaaaatgatgagattttagtaattaaataaataaggagaaagaactttattaattaaaataatggtttgaagaaaaataaaaaaagatatttgattattcatttgatagaaaataaaatagaattattttttagaaaataataaaaataaataaatagagtaaataataggttgtgagTATCTTAGCTAGAAATAGAGACATGTTAAGTCAGTTTTAAGCCTCATCTTCCTCTCAAtcttgttttctcttttcccctcccaaaattttctctttttctcgcaTACACTCAAATCTGTCTTAATAAAACAACAATCTTGGACTCGTTAACCGTGGATCATCGTGATCTAGCACCAGGTTTGCAACTCATTTTCGAGTattctcaccgttggaaatTGCAAAAAAATGTCGGAGCTAAGAGAAATATCATTCGCatcatagttttcttttttcccgCAGAGACTCAAAACTTgtccagtaaaactatgatcccggactcgttaaccattgtatcgtcgtgaaatttagaCACCTGGTTTGCAATTCAATTTTGCACACCTTCACCCTTGAGATTTGTGAAATATTATTCATGGAGAGAGAAAAGTGAATCTCACGAAGACAATACAAAAtgaaggcttcaatctcttctccttttctAACGTTTGGAAACCTTATCAGAGCAATCatcagaggaaaaacttgagaaatGTCAGGGAATCGTTAGAGATGCCACTTTCGCTGTCGgaacacacgtgagcccgcttagaggtaagggatgagtttatcgcaattgaggtTAGAATAAACATTTGTAGGAATCCTTAGGggatcaaattggggtttattttggaatgtttattgtattgaaattcttcctatatgattatgtgaaaatgtttgaggggttttactccccgtgaattgagaaacatttttgtatgatttgtttgtattttttataggattaacgtgataaatagttatatcaggatcatgaaattatgattgacattgtgtataagtgataaattaaatatgtgatgaattgtgggataacatgttgctttcaaattataatattgttattgagattgagtataagtgtaaagttgaacatgtgttaatttgtgagatacacgtaaacatatgatggtggattgtgacttTATGAGATGTGGAATTGTGAACATGagatttatttatgaataagtgtgtgatgtgaaaatacttgtgttgtgagctatgaattatacaataacccgaccagtgtttaccttaagaaaaatgttaatgcgcagtgttaaaggaaaagtgtaggattcctagttaggaacctaaagtattaaattgtagcacaatgtgttaaacgtgtttgaaacacaagTGTGGGGTCGtggatattgtataattcatgagtaaTGTCTACTTATAATATTGTTGTTGAAATCGAGTATAAgtacaaagttgaacatgtgttaatttgtgagatacacgtaaacatgtgatggtggattgtgacattatgagatatTAAATAATGGACAtgagatttggttgtgaataagtgtgtgtttaacacttgatgtgaaaatacttgtgttgtgagctgtgaattatacaataactcgaccaatgtttaccttgagaaaagtatTTATCCGCAGTGTTAAagggaaaatgtaggtttctttgttaggaaccagtgttaaattatagcgcagtgtgttaaacgtgtttgaaatacgagtgtgaggtcatgggtattgtataattcatgagcaatgtttgtatgtaaaaaaaattgttttagaggttggacctgaattagaAAGGTGAAACCCTAACAGATTCTTTGAAGTCTAGGCCTTGGAGGTaaagac includes these proteins:
- the LOC100776445 gene encoding LEAF RUST 10 DISEASE-RESISTANCEUS RECEPTOR-LIKE PROTEIN KINASE-like 2.2; the protein is MILCLFGFCTRSKTETDSSSNMHFLTLAMDKFLSNMEREKPIRFTSEQLRIATDNYSSLLGSGGFGEVYKGNLSDGITVAVKVLRGNSDKRIEEQFMAEVGTIGKVHHFNLVQLIGFCFERDLRALVYEYMENGSLDRYLFHEKKTLGYEKLYEIAVGIARGIAYLHEDCKQRIIHYDIKPGNILLDHNFNPKVADFGLAKLCNRDNTHITMTGGRGTPGYAAPELWMPFPVTHKCDVYSYGMLLFEIVGRRRNVDTNLPESQEWFPVWVWKRFDTGELVELRMACGIEERHHKMAERMVKVALLCVQYRPDSRPIMSDVVKMLEGSVEISKPMNPFQHMMDGTIPGHSAQASQTDANTSVNSGSSATVTQPGIVYDNPMMRNDDIEWTSTIADE
- the LOC100803355 gene encoding G-type lectin S-receptor-like serine/threonine-protein kinase At1g34300 isoform X2, which gives rise to MSDGLRVIEAVIVFVKVGILICVCRRRNQTDSRPVIPGSKFLTLAIDKFLNDMEREKPIRFTDQQLRIATDNYSNLLGSGGFGTVYKGIFTNGTMVAVKVLRGSSDKKIEEQFMAEVGTIGRIHHFNLVRLYGFCFEKNLIALVYEYMGNGSLDKYLFHEKKTLGYEKLHEIAVGTARGIAYLHEECRQRIIHYDIKPGNILLDRNFNPKVADFGLAKLCNKDNTHITMTGGRGTPGYAAPELWMPFPITHKCDVYSFGMLLFEIIGRRRNLDIKRAESQEWFPIWVWKRFDTAQLGELIIVCGIEEKSKEIAERMIKIALWCVQYRPELRPIMSVVVKMLEGSLEVPEPGNPFQHLMGAVTFAHPVQDSQTYNTTTTSSGSFVMVTNSSIICATPIMRKYEIELASRNV
- the LOC100803355 gene encoding G-type lectin S-receptor-like serine/threonine-protein kinase At1g34300 isoform X1 — encoded protein: MSDGLRVIEAVIVFVVIAVKVGILICVCRRRNQTDSRPVIPGSKFLTLAIDKFLNDMEREKPIRFTDQQLRIATDNYSNLLGSGGFGTVYKGIFTNGTMVAVKVLRGSSDKKIEEQFMAEVGTIGRIHHFNLVRLYGFCFEKNLIALVYEYMGNGSLDKYLFHEKKTLGYEKLHEIAVGTARGIAYLHEECRQRIIHYDIKPGNILLDRNFNPKVADFGLAKLCNKDNTHITMTGGRGTPGYAAPELWMPFPITHKCDVYSFGMLLFEIIGRRRNLDIKRAESQEWFPIWVWKRFDTAQLGELIIVCGIEEKSKEIAERMIKIALWCVQYRPELRPIMSVVVKMLEGSLEVPEPGNPFQHLMGAVTFAHPVQDSQTYNTTTTSSGSFVMVTNSSIICATPIMRKYEIELASRNV